The following DNA comes from Teredinibacter haidensis.
GTACAGGCTTCCAGCCACTAGCTTTTTTTGCTTCTCGGCGTGCCGCCAATTCGCTAGGAGTGAGTTTTACATTGATGCTACGGTTAGGAATGTCGATATGAATGAGGTCGCCATTTTCAACCAATCCAATTGCACCGCCCGCTGCGGCTTCTGGGGAAACGTGACCAATAGAGAGGCCCGATGTGCCGCCAGAAAATCGACCATCGGTTAACAGCGCGCAGGATTTTCCCAAGCCTTTGGATTTCAGGTAGGAGGTCGGATATAGCATTTCCTGCATGCCTGGCCCACCTTTTGGACCTTCATAACGAATTATAACGACTGATCCCGCTTTTACTTTACCATCCAAAATATCTCGTACGGCGTCGTCTTGAGATTCTGTAATATGTGCTGGGCCGTCAAAAACTAGGTTTGAGTCATCTACGCCCGCGGTTTTAACTACACAACCATCTTCTGCGATGTTGCCGTAAAGTATCGCCAGGCCCCCTTCTTTGCTAAAGGCATTTTCATAATCGCGAATACATCCCTGCGCGCGATCGCCATCTAATGTTGGCCAGCGGGTGCTCTGGCTAAAGGCTGTCTGCGTGGGTATGCCTGCTGGTCCGGCGCTATAAAATTGGTTTACCTTTGGATCATTCGTCGATTTGATATCCCACTGTGCAATTGCATCGGAAAGGGTTTTGCTGTGAACGGTAGATACGCGGGTGTCGAGTAATCCAGCCCGGTCAAGTTCACCTAAAATGGCCATAATGCCGCCGGCCCGGTGTACATCTTCAACGTGGTATTTGGGCGTATTGGGCGCAACCTTACAGAGCTGAGGTATAACACGACTTAAACGGTCGATGTCCTGTAAGTTAAAATCAACTTCGGCTTCTTGAGCAAGCGCCAACAGGTGGAGAATGGTGTTGGTAGATCCGCCCATTGCGATATCTAGAGTGATGGCATTTTCAAAACCCGCTTTAGAGCTAATGCTTCGGGGGAGGACAGAGCTGTTGTCGTTCTCGTAATAGTCGCGGGTGATATCCACGATTAGTTGACCTGCACGCTCGAACAAGGCCTTTCGGTCGGAGTGAGTGGCCAGCATAGTACCGTTGCCTGGTAGGCTAAGGCCCAGAACTTCGGTTAAACAGTTCATGGAGTTGGCCGTAAACATCCCAGAGCAGGAGCCGCAGGTGGGGCAGGCACTGCGCTCGTATTCGGCAACCGTTTCATCGTCGGCAGAATCATCGGCGGCAATCACCATGGCATCTACCAAGTCGAGCCCGTGTTCTGAAAGCTTGGTTTTACCCGCTTCCATCGGCCCTCCGGAGACAAATACCGCAGGTATATTTAAGCGCATGGCAGCCATAAGCATACCCGGAGTGATTTTGTCACAGTTAGAAATGCAAACCATGGCATCGGCGCAGTGGGCGTTAACCATATACTCTACAGAGTCGGCGATAATATCGCGGCTGGGGAGGCTGTAGAGCATGCCGTCATGCCCCATAGCAATACCGTCGTCTACGGCAATAGTATTGAATTCTTTGGCAACGCCACCGGCTTTTTCAATTTCTCGGGCCACCAATTGGCCGAGATCTTTGAGGTGAACGTGGCCTGGCACAAATTGCGTAAAGGAGTTAACGACAGCAATAATCGGCTTTTGAAAGTCGTCATCTTTCATTCCTGTCGCGCGCCAAAGAGCGCGAGCTCCAGCCATATTACGTCCGGCTGTGGTTGTTCTAGAGCGATATTGCGGCATCTGCTTAACCCTCAAAAAAAGCGTGTTGATAAAGTGGTCGAGAAGGATAGCAGAAACACTGTTAAATTTCGTTAGGGAATGGGCCTCAACTCACCGCATTTGGGTAGTGCCTTTTTATCTGTTTAGACAGGAAAGTGAAACGTTTGTACTGTTTGTTGTCTGGCCCTATCTGCCCTACAGCGCGCAGGCACCTGCGGCAGAGACGCTCGTAGCGCTCATTAAATCCATTTGCGTCTGTGTCGGCAATAATCGCTTGAATCAGATTAAGGTTGAGGCCTGAATGGCGAGGGTAGGTGGCGAGGGCTTCGATAAACACATCGATAGATGTATCGAAAGATTTATTTTCGTAGGAGGAAATACCCTCTTTGGTCAGTTTTGCGGCGATTACCTTGCCTGCTTCACTGAATGGTTCTGAGCTTATGCCATCGATAAGCTGCATAACATCGGGATCATTTGTGTGGCGGGCTGCCAGCTGTGCGAGAATTTCCGATGCATCTCCTTCCTGGTTCATGGATTGTAGTGTTCGAGCATATTCAAGGCTGGTTTCAATGGGTGGTGCAGCCAAATTTTGGTACATGTTTTTGGCTTTGTCCGCAGAGAGTTTGGCTTTTACTTCGTCGCCCAAGCCAATAAGCACCTGTGTTTCCACCATTTGTGCTTGCGTCACAACTTCGGGGCGATCTGAATAGCGCTTGCGAGCCCGATCCAGAAAGCTGTTGGCTTGGCGCCCGAGCATTTTTGCATCGGTTGAGTCATCGCCTTTAATCACTTCAGACGCTTTGCGTGCATAATTAAAGTAGTCCTGTTCCGATTCATGACAGGAATTGAGCCCCCATTTGATCGCATATTGATGGGATTTTAAGGCGGTGTCATCGTCTTGGTTGTATTCGGCCAGCGTCGCAAGCCTTCGATGTCGTAATACAGCTTTAGGAGATATGCGTGTTCCGTTTTCAGTTGCGTGCTGTGCGGCGGCCATATCTTTTCTTTTGACGTGGACTTCTGCCAGTACGTCGTGGGCTTCGATATAGCGGTCGTCTTCGGCGATAATGGATTTGAGTACATCCTCTGCAGATTCTAGGTTGCCTAGTTCCAACTGTGTTTTCGCCAGGCCCAATTTAGCCCACACCATGGGCTTTTTAGACAGCACACTTTCGTACATCTGCTTGGCTTCTTTCAATTGCTTGAGTAGGAAGTGCAGCTGGCCCTTCATCTTTAAGCAATCTGCAGCATAGCGACTGCCTTGGCCAATAAGTTCGTTACAGCTATTCAACGCTTGTTGGTACTCGCCGTCGGAGATGTTCCTTTTTATATGGATAAGCGCCTCGTGGCGAATGATGGCTTTATTGAGCCTTACCTTTAATGACTGTTGGGTGTAGGGCTTGGTAATGTAATCGTCGGGCTGGCATTCCAGGGCGCCGAGTACCATTTCCCGAGAAGATTCACCGGTGATCATGACAAATAAACTGGTCATAAGCAGTACACGCAGAAAGCGTACTTCTTCAAGAATTTGCTGCCCGTCTTTGCCCGCGCCTAAATTGTAATCACACAGCACAATATCGTATTTTCGTTTGCCGCAGGCCTTAATGGCCTCTTCGCCATTAGCGGCTGTATCGACACTATGAACGCCAAAGTTTTTGAGCGTGCGTGTCAGAGATCCCCGAATTTCTGGGAAGTCGTCAATTACCAGGCATTTTTTATTGCTGTAGATCTTAACTATATCGATCTGCCGTATGTCTTGTAAGCTGGTATTAAGCAGTGGGTTCATTCTCTATTGCCTGGCAAACGTAATATGTAGATAAAACTTTTTTTACTTTTGTTTTCGTCGGGTGAATGTATGAAGTCTAGGCAATAAATGAAGGGTCTGCTGGATTAGGGCAGATAGAGGGAGGTAAATGTGAGCTTACCCAGTAGCTCAATAGGCTACTGGGTAACATCTTTTAATAATATTTTCGATTTTCTTTGATAGTTATACAGCGCTTGTCTTTCGCCGGGCAGCTGTTCGAGGCTTGTTTCGGCAAATCCCTGTTCGATAAACCAATGTGCGGTCTGTGTAGTTAGAGCAAATAGTTTAGTCATTTTCAACTTATGGGCTTGTCTTTCAATGTGGGTCAGCAGTTTCGCTGCACGTCCACCACTCTGATAGTCGTGGTGTATCGCCACACAGGCCAACTCACCCGCTTGAGCTGTTTCGATTGGGTAGAGAGCGGCACAGCCAACAATCAGATTGTCCTTTTCCATGACCGTAAAAAAACCAATCTCGGTTTCCAGAAGATCGCGTGAACGCTTAACCAGAATGCCCTTGTTCTCTAGCGGCTCTATCAAATTGAGAATGCCAACGACATCTTCTATGCGCGCGCGTCGAATGGTTTCGTAGCTATCACGGTACACCATGGTGCCCGAGCCATCGCGGGTATAGAGTTCCTTTAACAGTGCGCCATCTTCCGCGGCTGATACCACATGGGCGCGGGATACGCCGCCATCACAGGCTTGGTAGCAGGCGCGCAGGGAAAAATAGGTGTTACTCAGGTTATGCTGTTGTTGTTCTACCAAAAAACGTTCGCATTGCAGTAGGGTCAGTTCTCGAAATTGCCGTTTGTTTTTGTCGATGATAGGGCCATCGTCGTTATAGGCAATCAGCTTGTCGGCCCGTATAGCGGTGGCAATATGGATAGCAACATCGGCGAAGCTTAAGTTGAAAGCTTCCCCTGTGAACGAATAGCCGAGAGGCGATACCAGCGTAAGGCTGTTATCGTTTAATAGTTTGGTAATCGCTTCGGCATCGACGCTTCTTACTTTACCGGTTAAATGGAAGTCCACCCCATCGATAACACCCTGTGGCATTGCGGTGACAAAATTGCCGCTGCGCACGCGAATTTTGGCCCCGTACATGGGGGATTCTGGTAAACCACAGGAGAAGGCTGCCTCGATTGCAAAGCGGGTTTCGCCGGTGGCTTTCATGACATCAACCAAGTGTTCGCGCTCGGTAATGCGAACGCCCTTGTAGAACTGGGATGTCACGCCGGAAGCAAGAAGTTGCCGCTCTATTTGAGGTCGGGCTCCATGCACAACCACCAGTTTGACGCCTAAGCTGTTTAGCAGGGCTAAATCGTTAATAATATTGGGAAAACTGTCCTGCGCAATACAGTCTCCCGGCAGCATTACGACAAAGGTTTTGCCTCTGTGGCTGTTGATGTAAGGCGATGTCTGGCGGAACCATTGAATGTATTGATCGGCTTGTTCAGTCACGGTTTTTTCTTATGTCGTATTAATGAGTTTGGCAAGTATAAGGTAATTGTTTTTCGGCGTCAGACCTTTGCTGAGTGAGGCGTTAAACACAGTTGCGTAATCAGTTCGCGTATACAGTTTACCGCCGGAGTTACCTGGCTTTGTTCCATGTACTCGTTGGGTTGGTGTGCCTGATCAATTGAGCCTGGCCCCATCACTAGTGTTTGCATACCGAGTTTCTTCAAATAGGGTGCTTCGGTTGCAAAGGCCACTGAGCCGGCGCTGTGGCCGCTCAGCTTTTCTGCCAGTGTTACCAGTTCGCTGTCAGCTTGCTGTTCGTAGGCGTCGATGCCGGGAACCAGGCAATCTAGAGTCAACGGTGTATGGAATGCCTCTCCGATGGGGCGAAGTCGCTGCTCCAGTGTGTTGCGAAGCTCTTGCGGGTTCATACCCGGTAACGGACGTAGGTCGAAGTGAATTTCGCAGTGCCCACAAATGCGGTTGGGGTTGTCGCCACCGTGTATATGCCCCAGGTTTAGGGTGGGAAAATCCACCGCAAATCCGGGGTGGCGATAATTTTCTTTTAGCTGGTTTTGGAAGTTCAGCAGCTCGCTCATCACCGCATGCATGGTTTCCAGGGCGTTGTGCCCCAAGCTAGGATCGGATGAGTGACCGGCAAGCCCCTGAATTCGAACCGCTTCC
Coding sequences within:
- the ilvD gene encoding dihydroxy-acid dehydratase, whose product is MPQYRSRTTTAGRNMAGARALWRATGMKDDDFQKPIIAVVNSFTQFVPGHVHLKDLGQLVAREIEKAGGVAKEFNTIAVDDGIAMGHDGMLYSLPSRDIIADSVEYMVNAHCADAMVCISNCDKITPGMLMAAMRLNIPAVFVSGGPMEAGKTKLSEHGLDLVDAMVIAADDSADDETVAEYERSACPTCGSCSGMFTANSMNCLTEVLGLSLPGNGTMLATHSDRKALFERAGQLIVDITRDYYENDNSSVLPRSISSKAGFENAITLDIAMGGSTNTILHLLALAQEAEVDFNLQDIDRLSRVIPQLCKVAPNTPKYHVEDVHRAGGIMAILGELDRAGLLDTRVSTVHSKTLSDAIAQWDIKSTNDPKVNQFYSAGPAGIPTQTAFSQSTRWPTLDGDRAQGCIRDYENAFSKEGGLAILYGNIAEDGCVVKTAGVDDSNLVFDGPAHITESQDDAVRDILDGKVKAGSVVIIRYEGPKGGPGMQEMLYPTSYLKSKGLGKSCALLTDGRFSGGTSGLSIGHVSPEAAAGGAIGLVENGDLIHIDIPNRSINVKLTPSELAARREAKKASGWKPVQERPRKVSAALKAYALLATSADKGAVRDLSKL
- a CDS encoding response regulator, giving the protein MNPLLNTSLQDIRQIDIVKIYSNKKCLVIDDFPEIRGSLTRTLKNFGVHSVDTAANGEEAIKACGKRKYDIVLCDYNLGAGKDGQQILEEVRFLRVLLMTSLFVMITGESSREMVLGALECQPDDYITKPYTQQSLKVRLNKAIIRHEALIHIKRNISDGEYQQALNSCNELIGQGSRYAADCLKMKGQLHFLLKQLKEAKQMYESVLSKKPMVWAKLGLAKTQLELGNLESAEDVLKSIIAEDDRYIEAHDVLAEVHVKRKDMAAAQHATENGTRISPKAVLRHRRLATLAEYNQDDDTALKSHQYAIKWGLNSCHESEQDYFNYARKASEVIKGDDSTDAKMLGRQANSFLDRARKRYSDRPEVVTQAQMVETQVLIGLGDEVKAKLSADKAKNMYQNLAAPPIETSLEYARTLQSMNQEGDASEILAQLAARHTNDPDVMQLIDGISSEPFSEAGKVIAAKLTKEGISSYENKSFDTSIDVFIEALATYPRHSGLNLNLIQAIIADTDANGFNERYERLCRRCLRAVGQIGPDNKQYKRFTFLSKQIKRHYPNAVS
- the argA gene encoding amino-acid N-acetyltransferase, with protein sequence MTEQADQYIQWFRQTSPYINSHRGKTFVVMLPGDCIAQDSFPNIINDLALLNSLGVKLVVVHGARPQIERQLLASGVTSQFYKGVRITEREHLVDVMKATGETRFAIEAAFSCGLPESPMYGAKIRVRSGNFVTAMPQGVIDGVDFHLTGKVRSVDAEAITKLLNDNSLTLVSPLGYSFTGEAFNLSFADVAIHIATAIRADKLIAYNDDGPIIDKNKRQFRELTLLQCERFLVEQQQHNLSNTYFSLRACYQACDGGVSRAHVVSAAEDGALLKELYTRDGSGTMVYRDSYETIRRARIEDVVGILNLIEPLENKGILVKRSRDLLETEIGFFTVMEKDNLIVGCAALYPIETAQAGELACVAIHHDYQSGGRAAKLLTHIERQAHKLKMTKLFALTTQTAHWFIEQGFAETSLEQLPGERQALYNYQRKSKILLKDVTQ
- the argE gene encoding acetylornithine deacetylase — protein: MIDTQLFSHRLGQLIALPSVSCTSPKLDMSNRPVVELLANWLSPLGFDIELMEVADGKANLIATLGSGSGGLVLAGHTDTVPCNPERWQQDPFTLEERDNRFYGLGATDMKGFFPVVLAALDALKGSLNRLQQPLIILATSDEESSMNGARALALAGRPKARYAVIGEPTGMRPIRMHKGIMMEAVRIQGLAGHSSDPSLGHNALETMHAVMSELLNFQNQLKENYRHPGFAVDFPTLNLGHIHGGDNPNRICGHCEIHFDLRPLPGMNPQELRNTLEQRLRPIGEAFHTPLTLDCLVPGIDAYEQQADSELVTLAEKLSGHSAGSVAFATEAPYLKKLGMQTLVMGPGSIDQAHQPNEYMEQSQVTPAVNCIRELITQLCLTPHSAKV